From Pedococcus aerophilus, one genomic window encodes:
- a CDS encoding DUF429 domain-containing protein, with translation MNGREDLQRLADELLARASVLREQVDRGDGRDAVEGLAAAAASLRGLAVTLGVDPARLLDPPVVATASPTGPTPLPPLEITVPVLGVDACKAGWVGAILEPGAPRPRIAVAETIGGLVETVRQSLGIQVVGIDIPIGLPDDSTRQADALARKALKGKASSIFTTLTRAAYAAETRLEADAANRARSGQGVGAQAFALRPKILEVDAWVRSRPTVMVLEVHPELSFATMAGAPLLDSKKTDEGRRARLAALAAAGLASPSVLSGPGYAADDVLDACAVAWTAARRTAGLATPFPDPPEVFSDGIPAAIWA, from the coding sequence ATGAACGGACGCGAGGACCTGCAGCGGCTGGCCGACGAGCTGCTCGCCCGCGCCTCTGTTCTCCGCGAACAGGTGGATCGCGGCGACGGTCGGGACGCGGTCGAGGGCCTGGCCGCGGCCGCCGCTTCCCTGCGTGGGCTCGCCGTGACCCTCGGCGTCGACCCGGCGCGGCTGCTCGACCCACCGGTCGTGGCGACGGCATCGCCGACCGGTCCGACCCCCTTGCCACCACTGGAGATCACGGTCCCCGTCCTGGGAGTCGACGCCTGCAAGGCCGGCTGGGTCGGCGCAATCCTCGAGCCCGGTGCACCCCGACCCCGCATCGCGGTCGCCGAGACCATCGGTGGGCTCGTCGAGACGGTGCGGCAGTCGCTCGGCATCCAAGTCGTGGGGATCGACATCCCCATCGGCCTTCCCGACGACTCGACCCGTCAGGCCGATGCCTTGGCGCGCAAGGCGTTGAAGGGCAAGGCTTCCTCGATCTTCACCACCCTGACCCGGGCCGCCTACGCGGCCGAGACGCGGCTCGAGGCCGACGCCGCCAACCGGGCTCGCTCCGGCCAGGGTGTCGGTGCCCAGGCCTTTGCCCTGCGGCCCAAGATCCTCGAGGTCGACGCCTGGGTCCGCAGCCGCCCGACCGTCATGGTCCTCGAGGTCCACCCCGAGTTGTCCTTCGCCACGATGGCCGGCGCCCCGCTGCTCGACAGCAAGAAGACCGACGAAGGGCGCCGCGCCCGCCTCGCCGCCCTCGCGGCGGCCGGCCTCGCCTCCCCCTCGGTCCTCTCCGGTCCGGGGTATGCCGCCGACGACGTCCTCGACGCCTGCGCCGTCGCGTGGACCGCAGCTCGCCGGACAGCCGGACTGGCCACCCCGTTCCCGGACCCGCCCGAGGTGTTCAGCGACGGCATCCCCGCCGCGATCTGGGCCTGA
- a CDS encoding DNA glycosylase AlkZ-like family protein — protein MEAREISRAQARRIAVRAQALDLPRPGDLVEVVQQLSLLQIDPVAAIAPSAELVLWSRLGAGYRSADLVRALESRTLVEFNGMIRPVEDLPAHLAGHDEWPRQWDQGREWLRANDRFRQDVLNRLEDQGPLLSKEIPDTSQVSWPSSGWTNDRNVTQMLEFLVMRAEVAVSGRRGRQRVFDLAERVYPDLPELTLEEGLPLRDERRLTSLGIARTKGTAMPSEPVDVGQAGIPVTIEGVDGQWRVDPEALERDETTEFRGRAALLSPYDRLVFDRQRAQELFGFEFVVEVYKPANKRRWGYYALPILFRDRLIGKLDAKAERKEGVFEVYAIHQDVAFTEEMTVAVEAEIDALAHWLGLERLR, from the coding sequence GTGGAGGCGCGGGAGATCAGCAGGGCGCAGGCGCGGCGGATCGCCGTGCGCGCCCAGGCCCTCGACCTGCCCCGACCGGGTGACCTGGTCGAGGTGGTGCAGCAGCTGAGCCTGCTCCAGATCGACCCCGTGGCGGCGATCGCCCCCAGCGCCGAGCTCGTGCTGTGGAGCCGGCTGGGGGCCGGATACCGGTCGGCGGACCTCGTCCGGGCGCTGGAGTCACGCACCCTCGTGGAGTTCAACGGGATGATCCGCCCCGTGGAGGACCTGCCCGCGCACCTCGCCGGGCACGACGAGTGGCCGCGCCAGTGGGACCAAGGGCGGGAGTGGCTGCGGGCCAACGACCGGTTCCGGCAGGACGTCCTGAACCGCCTCGAGGACCAGGGACCGTTGCTGTCCAAGGAGATACCGGACACCAGCCAGGTGTCGTGGCCGTCCTCGGGGTGGACCAACGACCGCAACGTCACGCAGATGCTCGAGTTCCTCGTGATGCGGGCCGAGGTCGCGGTGAGCGGTCGTCGTGGTCGGCAGCGGGTCTTCGACCTCGCCGAACGCGTCTACCCCGACCTGCCGGAGCTGACCCTGGAGGAGGGGCTGCCGCTGCGCGACGAGCGACGGCTCACCTCGCTCGGGATCGCCAGGACCAAGGGGACCGCCATGCCGTCCGAGCCGGTCGACGTCGGCCAGGCCGGGATCCCGGTGACGATCGAGGGTGTCGACGGGCAGTGGCGGGTGGACCCCGAGGCGCTCGAGCGGGACGAGACCACCGAGTTCCGGGGACGGGCAGCGCTGCTGTCTCCTTACGACCGGTTGGTCTTCGACCGCCAGCGCGCACAGGAGCTGTTCGGGTTCGAGTTCGTCGTCGAGGTCTACAAGCCGGCGAACAAGCGACGCTGGGGCTACTACGCGCTGCCGATCTTGTTCAGGGACAGGCTGATCGGCAAGCTCGACGCGAAGGCCGAGCGCAAGGAAGGCGTCTTCGAGGTGTACGCGATCCACCAGGACGTGGCCTTCACGGAGGAGATGACGGTGGCGGTCGAGGCCGAGATCGACGCACTGGCGCACTGGCTCGGGCTGGAGAGGCTGCGATGA